CCGCCGCCGCGCCCTTCGACGTGCTGGCCGTCCATGCCTACGGCGGTAAAGCGCCCGCCGACGAGGAGCCGCATCCCGATCGGGTCAACTTCCGGCGCGTCGAGGTCTATCGCGACGTGCTCACAGCGGCGGCGCAGCCGAAGCCGCTCATGGTGACAGAGGGCGGCTGGAACGATCATCCGCGCTGGAGCGGCGCGGTATCGCCCGCCGAGCGCCTGCGCTGGACCGTCGATGCCTACCGCCTCAGCGCCGCATGGCCCGATCTGATCGCGGTCTGCTTCTGGCAATTCCGCGCGCCTGTCACGCATGGCTACCAGGACAACTACAGCTTCGTCGCCGCCGACGGCACGCCCAAGGCGATCTACTGGGCGATCCGTGAGTACGCGACGGGACGCTCCGCCGAGGAGCGGTAGCGCACCTGATCACAACGTGTCCGTGGATGCTACTTCGTCGGCCCATCTCCGCTGACTGTCCGCGCCACGCGGCCCAGCGCCACCGCCAGCAGCACGATCCCGGCGATGATCCCCACCGCCACCCACGGGTTCGAGCGCGCGACATCGCCCGCCAGCACCAGCAGCGCGATCCACGGCGCGACGCCGACCACGGAGCCGATCGCGTAGGGCCAGAAGCGCAGCGGCGACACGCCTGCCGCCAGCGATACCAGCGTGTAGGCCGGGCCGGGCAGCAGCCGCAGCACCATCACCGTCCGCCAGGTCATGCGCCCCGCCAGCGCGTGTACCTGCGCGTAAGCGGATGGCGACAGCCAGCGGCGCAGCACGCCATCACCCCAGCGCCGCGCGATCCAGAAGCCGAGCGACGCGCCGAGCGCATCGCCGAGCATGGTATAGACGAAGCCCGGCCCTTTGCCGAAGGCCCAGCCGCCCGCGATCTGAAAGATCGTCGCGGGCACCACCGGCACCGTCAGCACGCCGCCCAGCAGCGCGATCTGCGCCAGCGGACCCCACGGCCCCAGCCGCAGCAGGGCATCGCGCACTGCCTCAGGCCGCAGCGCAGCGCCGTAGCGATAGAGCGCCAAGCCGCCGATCGCCAGCAGCGCCAAGCCGCCGATCAGCAGCGCTCGCGAGCGGGCCGATCCCAGAGGACCATTACGCTCCGCGTTCATAGATCGCTCGTCGTCCCCGCCTGCACCGCAGCCTCCGCCTCGGCCAGACGGCGCTCTAGCACCTGCGAGCGCTTGAAGCGATTGAGCTGGAGATAATGCTCGGCGGCGTCGAGCAGCGCGTCTTCCGG
This region of Herpetosiphonaceae bacterium genomic DNA includes:
- a CDS encoding VTT domain-containing protein — encoded protein: MNAERNGPLGSARSRALLIGGLALLAIGGLALYRYGAALRPEAVRDALLRLGPWGPLAQIALLGGVLTVPVVPATIFQIAGGWAFGKGPGFVYTMLGDALGASLGFWIARRWGDGVLRRWLSPSAYAQVHALAGRMTWRTVMVLRLLPGPAYTLVSLAAGVSPLRFWPYAIGSVVGVAPWIALLVLAGDVARSNPWVAVGIIAGIVLLAVALGRVARTVSGDGPTK